One segment of Streptomyces sp. NA02950 DNA contains the following:
- a CDS encoding TIGR02677 family protein: MSGKSSPKFGEKSSASPPQPFAYLQAPNAALYDRVLDVFAEARERFIVHLRPEDVAAELRSEAGGAPVPIEAVGGALDQLVDWGNLRADPDTGRVTSVEDFHRARFLYQLTRHGQAALQAVAVYDEALGRRGQLQSVALADIAEQLAALLALARQKDPDPAKAHLALLALADRFGSLADNAQAFMASLRRTIDFQDGDEEAFIAYKDRLVEYIDRFIADLANRGAQIADLLTQLNTAGVDRLLLSAAQREAGDAVPEVGADGQEAERARLAASQAALTAWENRWRGLTDWFLSRSNRQPSQAKLLRGAAVSAITSLVNTVAALNERRGGRSDRSADFRALARFFAQAPDDDAAHRLWRAAFALAPARHLTVDAETEAAWQDADLPGTTPWAQAPPLEISPRLRETGSYERRGRPTRVADRSAARQVLAEQVEREAAQTAAARARLATGGPVLLSELAGDDGLDPHAFRLFLAVLGDALSARVPGEHESSAITGDGTMEVRLKLVDPDAVVRIPTADGVLSGPEHVIEIVDLVHESSAGGSGPASVRSMTPPLTTDAVGETRR; encoded by the coding sequence GTGTCCGGGAAGTCCAGTCCGAAGTTCGGCGAGAAGTCCAGCGCTTCGCCGCCTCAGCCCTTCGCTTACCTGCAAGCGCCGAACGCGGCCCTGTACGACCGAGTCCTGGACGTTTTCGCAGAAGCCAGGGAGCGGTTCATCGTTCATCTGCGGCCCGAGGACGTCGCCGCGGAGCTGCGGTCCGAGGCGGGCGGGGCGCCGGTGCCGATCGAGGCGGTCGGCGGCGCGCTGGACCAGCTGGTCGACTGGGGCAATCTCCGTGCGGACCCCGACACCGGCCGGGTGACCTCGGTGGAGGACTTCCACCGGGCGCGCTTCCTGTACCAGCTCACCCGTCACGGCCAGGCCGCGCTGCAAGCGGTTGCGGTCTACGACGAGGCGCTGGGCCGGCGCGGCCAGCTGCAGTCGGTGGCCCTGGCGGACATCGCCGAGCAGCTGGCTGCCCTGCTCGCACTCGCCCGACAGAAGGACCCTGATCCGGCCAAGGCGCATCTCGCGCTGCTGGCGCTCGCCGACCGGTTCGGCAGCCTCGCCGACAACGCCCAGGCGTTCATGGCCTCACTGCGCCGCACCATCGACTTCCAGGACGGCGACGAGGAGGCGTTCATCGCGTACAAAGACCGGCTGGTGGAATATATCGACCGCTTCATCGCTGACCTGGCCAACCGCGGTGCGCAGATTGCAGACTTGCTCACTCAGCTGAACACAGCAGGTGTGGACCGCCTGCTGCTGTCCGCCGCACAGCGGGAGGCCGGCGACGCCGTGCCGGAGGTGGGAGCGGACGGACAGGAAGCGGAACGGGCCCGGCTGGCTGCGTCGCAGGCCGCGCTGACTGCGTGGGAGAACCGCTGGCGCGGCCTGACCGACTGGTTTCTCAGCCGGTCCAACCGACAACCGTCGCAGGCGAAGCTGCTGCGCGGTGCGGCGGTCAGCGCGATCACCAGCCTGGTCAACACGGTGGCCGCGCTCAACGAACGGCGTGGCGGTCGCTCCGATCGGTCGGCCGACTTCCGGGCGCTTGCCCGCTTCTTCGCGCAAGCCCCGGATGACGACGCAGCGCACCGGCTGTGGCGGGCGGCCTTCGCCCTCGCCCCGGCCCGCCATCTGACGGTGGACGCCGAAACCGAGGCAGCATGGCAGGACGCGGATCTGCCGGGCACCACGCCATGGGCACAGGCTCCGCCACTCGAGATCAGCCCCAGACTGCGCGAGACGGGTTCGTACGAGCGCCGCGGGCGGCCGACCCGGGTTGCCGACCGGTCCGCGGCACGGCAGGTACTGGCCGAGCAGGTCGAGCGCGAGGCCGCCCAGACCGCCGCGGCCCGTGCCCGGCTCGCTACGGGCGGCCCGGTCCTGCTGTCCGAGCTGGCCGGCGACGACGGGCTCGACCCGCATGCGTTCCGGCTGTTCCTCGCGGTGCTCGGAGACGCGCTGTCCGCTCGGGTGCCAGGTGAGCATGAGTCCTCGGCAATCACTGGCGACGGCACCATGGAGGTCCGCCTGAAGCTGGTGGACCCCGACGCCGTGGTCCGGATCCCGACGGCGGACGGTGTGCTCTCCGGTCCTGAGCATGTGATCGAGATCGTCGACCTCGTGCACGAGAGCAGCGCCGGAGGGAGCGGGCCGGCCTCAGTACGTTCGATGACGCCTCCGCTCACGACCGACGCCGTGGGAGAGACGCGCCGATGA
- a CDS encoding DNA-binding protein, producing the protein MPGTLLLDSEGLSKLYLKDRVVVTLVQAALEEGIRVATTAMTTLEADYERVHPARIRWVLSRIDVHDVTKSVADQAAVLLRGHHLHGHKYAIDAVLAAIARAAPAPVTILTSDPEDITLLCGPAVVVTKV; encoded by the coding sequence ATGCCTGGCACACTGCTTCTGGACAGCGAGGGCCTGTCCAAGCTCTACCTCAAAGACCGCGTCGTCGTGACCCTCGTACAGGCGGCCCTGGAGGAGGGCATACGGGTGGCCACGACCGCGATGACCACCCTGGAGGCTGATTACGAGCGCGTGCATCCGGCCCGCATCCGGTGGGTGCTGTCCCGTATCGACGTCCATGACGTCACGAAGAGCGTGGCGGACCAGGCTGCCGTGCTGCTGCGCGGCCACCACCTCCACGGTCACAAGTACGCGATCGACGCCGTTCTCGCCGCCATCGCACGGGCCGCGCCGGCCCCCGTCACCATCCTCACTTCCGATCCCGAGGACATCACCTTGCTGTGCGGGCCTGCCGTCGTGGTCACCAAGGTCTGA
- a CDS encoding DUF6177 family protein, whose translation MTKDVITLTQKMPDPLSVLAGLLSGGPDKLMGTTGEDAVVQLCDPEGRPLVSVEAPVLVQVAGEAERLLGATPPPVPFWWTEARAATGVEEAERLAGTFAARLASLTGGSAWPPEAARSLTVVASEGVGVAPTPAAAQPAVDVLTDKVAVVIQDRPVVAMTAWLADARRATARAELGLQIVTSTDARLSPAVRNSLGGWPSRWVVQDEKEGYYDGLSGAVLRWQNGLFAPVESADATPDDPRTPVATAYQEFADTGERQLALTFRTVHPADDRLVLGGALESVWRELTGDPPAGWGTAEPANLPWSLRQLTDVARDRAPEPTWLVVVGSPDRPALATVRISRTTGGVEEDITLAFGYGPDEEPPLGVLPRVAEILATRHHLQSMLLQLRKARRDLMVPPRFEGPGVPLAFVLGAEEVRELPGDRARRTPLAEPPLQLGPTTRPALYYPLPGDPADLSGWHDFERLMRHLKGA comes from the coding sequence ATGACCAAGGACGTCATCACCCTCACGCAGAAGATGCCCGACCCGTTGAGCGTGCTGGCGGGCCTGCTCTCCGGAGGCCCCGACAAGCTGATGGGCACCACGGGTGAGGACGCCGTTGTCCAGCTCTGCGACCCGGAGGGGCGGCCGCTGGTCTCCGTGGAGGCGCCGGTGCTCGTACAGGTGGCGGGCGAGGCCGAGCGGCTGCTCGGGGCCACTCCGCCTCCGGTGCCGTTCTGGTGGACCGAGGCCCGTGCCGCCACCGGGGTCGAGGAGGCGGAACGGCTCGCGGGCACCTTCGCGGCCCGGCTGGCGTCCCTGACCGGTGGCTCCGCCTGGCCGCCGGAGGCCGCGCGCTCCCTGACCGTGGTGGCCTCGGAGGGGGTGGGCGTGGCGCCCACGCCCGCGGCCGCGCAGCCCGCCGTCGACGTCCTCACCGACAAGGTCGCCGTTGTCATCCAGGACCGCCCGGTGGTCGCCATGACGGCCTGGCTCGCGGACGCGCGCCGCGCCACCGCCCGCGCCGAACTCGGCCTCCAGATCGTCACCTCCACCGACGCCCGGCTCTCCCCAGCCGTCCGCAACAGCCTCGGCGGCTGGCCCTCGCGCTGGGTCGTCCAGGACGAGAAGGAGGGCTACTACGACGGCCTCTCCGGCGCCGTACTGCGCTGGCAGAACGGCCTGTTCGCCCCGGTCGAGTCCGCCGACGCCACCCCGGACGATCCCCGCACCCCGGTGGCCACCGCCTATCAGGAGTTCGCCGACACCGGTGAACGCCAACTGGCCCTCACCTTCCGCACCGTTCACCCCGCCGACGACCGCCTCGTCCTCGGCGGCGCCCTGGAGTCGGTCTGGCGCGAACTGACCGGCGACCCCCCGGCCGGCTGGGGCACCGCCGAACCCGCCAATCTCCCCTGGTCCCTGCGCCAGTTGACGGATGTTGCCCGCGACCGGGCGCCCGAACCCACCTGGCTCGTGGTCGTCGGCAGCCCCGACCGCCCCGCCCTGGCCACGGTCCGCATCAGCCGCACGACGGGGGGCGTGGAGGAGGACATCACCCTGGCCTTCGGCTACGGCCCGGACGAGGAACCCCCGTTGGGCGTGCTCCCCCGGGTCGCGGAGATCCTGGCCACCCGCCATCACCTCCAGTCCATGCTCCTCCAGCTCCGCAAGGCCCGCCGCGACCTGATGGTCCCGCCCCGCTTCGAAGGTCCCGGCGTCCCGCTGGCCTTCGTCCTCGGAGCGGAGGAGGTCCGCGAGCTCCCCGGCGACCGGGCCCGCCGCACCCCCCTCGCCGAACCGCCCCTCCAGCTCGGCCCCACGACCCGCCCCGCCCTCTACTACCCCCTCCCGGGCGACCCGGCGGATCTGTCGGGCTGGCACGACTTCGAACGCCTGATGCGCCACCTGAAAGGCGCCTGA
- the eccCa gene encoding type VII secretion protein EccCa translates to MSTRLIHRPARTTRPPAPSEARTIEAPPNLPEGKSGNVAMSMLPVAGVLSSVVMMTVVRNSQFAGLGAIIVVVTIIGSLGLVFSQRGKAQRTRRTQREAYLTYLEDLREELAGEERERRERADVLNPPPDALYDIVRDPARLWERRRLDGDFLRVRVGTGEMPVRDLTVAQQGSSVLTPPDRFMLNEASALMARFRTGTELPLTVPLDRVGNISVIGPREDGLRVVRALLVQTAATHAPDDAAMALGVPGERMADWEWVKWLPHLLDTEQFDGPVAARRIAPSLPQLARQIGPELRRRASYAAEVRRGLSGVDALSMTSRLLVVADGHGEDAVDLPRPDDAVGLREMGVTVLHLLERRVQEPGQVSVRITVDGDQVVIEDLREQEPISAHGTVDEVGIPFAEGLARMIAPLRLSAESLVDAPLSGPVDFAELLGIDDVARLDVPRLWAPRSERAFLRVPIGISDSHDPVLLDLKESSELGMGPHGLCVGATGSGKSELLRTLVLALVATHPPEDLALVLVDYKGGATFAPFAGLPHVAGVITNLENQAGLVERVHASLAGEVKRRQQVLKDAGNVADIGHYTALRAEKRPDLEPLPHLFVVIDEFGELLTAKPDFIDLFLSIGRIGRSIGVHLLLSSQRIESGKLKGLDTYLSYRLGLRTFSADESRTVLDTTDAFHLPPLPGFGFLKVDTSHYERFKASYVSGAYRGPVQRGEEEEDTGPLALEYPAYNTLTEPEGPGEQEPAMRRRETGPTELGVMVGQLADAAAPVRRIWLPPLPDAIALDKVAGPLDVGTRGTQLAGRRGQLQVPLGLLDDPTKQWQGRWYLDLTVAGGHAAVIGGPQSGKTTLLRTLALSLALTHTPQEVGVYALDLVGGGLQALSGLPHVGGVAGRADRERAGRTVEEVRTMLATREDLFRRHGIDSVEQLRSLHAAGQLPELASAEIVLMIDGFGALRDDFEELDDAVVDILKRGGGYGIHVVAAMLRWNDVRIATQSNFGTRVELRLNDPSESSIDRKLAKTLAPDEPGRVLTDGKLFAQVALARTDGLADTADLGAVLERTARTVRATWNGEVAQPVRVLPHMLEPALLPGPAAEPTRVPIGLDQSALAPVTLDLFEHDQHLLVLGDSECGKTNLLMTIAHGLIERYGEDDLVFAVMDPRRGLRGAIPEEFRGGYAYNARMCGGLAAGIATELEKRLPDENADAADTEDLEPGSWGSGPRIVVLVDDYDVLTTAGQAPLAPFLPYVPSAVDLGLHFVLTRRVAGASRGMYEPLVMGLRESGASALVMTGDRGEGQLFPGVYAAKQPAGRGVLIRRSHPNRLIQTVYTDG, encoded by the coding sequence ATGAGTACCCGACTGATCCACCGCCCGGCCCGGACCACCCGCCCCCCGGCCCCCTCCGAGGCGCGCACCATCGAGGCTCCGCCCAACCTCCCCGAGGGGAAGTCGGGCAACGTCGCGATGTCCATGCTGCCCGTCGCCGGTGTGCTGTCGTCCGTCGTGATGATGACGGTCGTCCGCAACAGCCAGTTCGCCGGGCTCGGCGCGATCATCGTCGTCGTCACGATCATCGGTTCCCTGGGTCTCGTCTTCTCCCAGCGCGGCAAGGCCCAGCGCACCCGGCGCACCCAGCGCGAGGCGTACCTGACCTATCTGGAAGACCTCCGCGAGGAACTGGCCGGTGAGGAGCGTGAGCGCCGGGAGCGGGCCGATGTGCTCAACCCGCCGCCGGACGCCCTGTACGACATCGTGCGCGACCCCGCCCGGCTGTGGGAACGCCGCCGTCTCGACGGGGACTTCCTGCGCGTGCGCGTGGGCACCGGCGAAATGCCCGTACGCGACCTCACCGTCGCCCAGCAGGGCTCGTCCGTCCTCACCCCGCCCGACCGCTTCATGCTCAACGAGGCGTCGGCGCTGATGGCCCGCTTCCGCACCGGCACCGAACTCCCGCTCACCGTGCCCCTGGACCGTGTCGGCAACATCAGCGTCATCGGCCCGCGCGAGGACGGTCTGCGCGTGGTGCGCGCCCTGCTCGTGCAGACCGCCGCCACCCACGCACCGGACGACGCGGCGATGGCGCTCGGCGTGCCGGGTGAGCGGATGGCCGACTGGGAGTGGGTGAAGTGGCTGCCGCATCTGCTCGACACCGAGCAGTTCGACGGCCCCGTCGCCGCCCGCCGCATCGCCCCCTCACTGCCCCAGCTCGCCCGGCAGATCGGGCCCGAGCTGCGCCGCCGCGCCTCGTACGCGGCCGAGGTGCGCCGGGGTCTGTCCGGTGTGGACGCGCTGTCCATGACGTCCCGGCTCCTCGTGGTGGCCGACGGGCACGGTGAGGACGCCGTCGACCTGCCGCGCCCCGACGATGCGGTGGGGCTGCGCGAGATGGGCGTCACCGTGCTCCATCTGCTGGAGCGGCGGGTCCAGGAGCCGGGGCAGGTGAGCGTCCGGATCACGGTCGACGGCGACCAGGTCGTCATCGAGGACCTGCGCGAGCAGGAGCCGATCAGCGCCCACGGGACGGTGGACGAGGTGGGTATCCCGTTCGCCGAAGGGCTGGCCCGGATGATCGCGCCGCTGCGGCTGTCCGCCGAATCGCTCGTCGACGCCCCGCTGTCCGGCCCCGTCGACTTCGCCGAACTGCTCGGCATCGACGACGTGGCCCGGCTGGACGTGCCACGCCTGTGGGCGCCGCGAAGTGAACGCGCCTTCCTGCGCGTGCCCATCGGCATCAGCGACTCCCACGACCCGGTGCTCCTCGACCTCAAGGAGTCCTCCGAACTCGGTATGGGCCCGCACGGGCTGTGCGTGGGCGCGACCGGTTCCGGAAAGTCGGAGCTGTTGCGCACCCTCGTGCTCGCGCTCGTCGCCACGCATCCCCCCGAGGACCTCGCCCTGGTCCTGGTCGACTACAAGGGCGGCGCGACCTTCGCCCCGTTCGCCGGACTGCCGCATGTCGCGGGTGTCATCACCAACCTGGAGAACCAGGCGGGACTGGTCGAGCGCGTCCACGCCTCGCTCGCGGGCGAGGTCAAGCGCCGTCAGCAGGTCCTCAAGGACGCGGGCAACGTCGCCGACATCGGTCACTACACCGCACTGCGCGCCGAGAAGCGGCCCGACCTGGAGCCGCTGCCGCATCTCTTCGTGGTCATCGACGAGTTCGGTGAACTCCTCACCGCCAAACCGGATTTCATCGACCTGTTCCTGTCCATCGGCCGCATCGGCCGCTCCATCGGGGTGCATCTGCTGCTGTCCAGCCAGCGCATCGAAAGCGGCAAGCTCAAGGGGCTCGACACCTACCTCTCCTACCGGCTGGGCCTGCGCACGTTCTCCGCCGACGAGTCCCGTACGGTCCTGGACACGACGGACGCCTTCCACCTGCCGCCGCTGCCCGGCTTCGGCTTCCTGAAGGTCGACACCAGCCACTACGAGCGCTTCAAGGCGAGTTACGTCTCCGGCGCCTACCGCGGGCCCGTCCAGCGCGGCGAGGAGGAGGAGGACACCGGTCCGCTCGCGCTGGAGTACCCGGCGTACAACACCCTCACCGAACCGGAGGGGCCGGGCGAGCAGGAGCCCGCGATGCGGCGCCGTGAGACCGGGCCGACCGAGCTGGGCGTCATGGTGGGGCAACTCGCGGACGCCGCCGCCCCGGTGCGCCGCATCTGGCTGCCCCCGCTGCCCGATGCCATCGCGCTGGACAAGGTCGCGGGCCCGCTGGACGTCGGCACGCGCGGTACGCAGCTCGCGGGGCGCCGCGGACAGCTCCAGGTACCGCTCGGGCTGCTCGACGACCCCACCAAGCAGTGGCAGGGCCGGTGGTACCTCGACCTCACGGTGGCGGGCGGCCACGCGGCCGTCATCGGCGGCCCGCAGTCCGGCAAGACGACGCTGCTGCGCACCCTCGCCCTCTCCCTCGCCCTGACCCACACCCCGCAGGAGGTCGGCGTCTACGCCCTCGACCTGGTGGGCGGGGGGCTCCAGGCGCTGTCCGGACTGCCGCATGTCGGTGGGGTCGCGGGGCGCGCCGACCGCGAGCGCGCCGGGCGCACCGTCGAAGAGGTGCGGACCATGCTCGCGACCCGCGAGGACCTCTTCCGCCGGCACGGCATCGACTCCGTCGAGCAGTTGCGCTCCCTGCACGCGGCCGGTCAGCTGCCGGAGCTCGCCTCCGCCGAGATCGTGCTCATGATCGACGGTTTCGGGGCGCTGCGCGACGACTTCGAGGAGCTGGACGACGCGGTCGTCGACATCCTCAAGCGGGGCGGCGGCTACGGGATCCATGTCGTCGCGGCCATGCTGCGCTGGAACGACGTCCGCATCGCCACCCAGTCCAACTTCGGCACCCGTGTCGAACTGCGTCTGAACGACCCGAGCGAGTCCAGCATCGACCGCAAGCTCGCGAAGACCCTGGCGCCCGACGAGCCCGGCCGCGTCCTCACCGACGGCAAGCTCTTCGCGCAGGTCGCGCTGGCCCGTACGGACGGGCTCGCCGACACCGCGGATCTGGGCGCCGTCCTGGAGCGCACGGCCCGCACCGTCCGCGCCACATGGAACGGTGAAGTCGCCCAGCCCGTACGGGTGCTGCCGCACATGCTGGAGCCCGCACTGCTGCCGGGCCCGGCCGCCGAGCCCACGCGGGTGCCGATCGGCCTGGACCAGTCCGCGCTGGCGCCCGTGACCCTCGATCTGTTCGAGCACGACCAGCATCTGCTGGTGCTCGGCGACAGCGAATGCGGCAAGACCAACCTCCTCATGACCATCGCGCACGGTCTCATCGAGCGCTACGGCGAGGACGACCTGGTCTTCGCGGTGATGGATCCGCGGCGCGGGCTGCGCGGCGCGATACCCGAGGAGTTCCGCGGCGGGTACGCGTACAACGCCCGGATGTGCGGGGGCCTGGCCGCCGGCATCGCCACCGAACTGGAGAAGCGGCTACCCGACGAAAACGCGGACGCCGCGGACACTGAGGACCTGGAGCCGGGCAGTTGGGGCAGCGGTCCGCGGATCGTGGTCCTGGTCGACGACTACGACGTGCTGACCACCGCGGGGCAGGCACCGCTCGCGCCCTTCCTGCCGTACGTCCCCTCGGCGGTCGACCTCGGCCTCCACTTCGTACTGACGCGCCGGGTCGCGGGCGCCTCGCGCGGGATGTACGAACCGCTGGTGATGGGTCTGCGTGAATCGGGGGCCTCGGCACTGGTGATGACGGGAGACCGCGGCGAAGGGCAGCTGTTCCCGGGCGTGTACGCCGCGAAGCAGCCCGCCGGGCGTGGGGTGTTGATCCGGCGGAGCCATCCGAACCGGCTGATCCAGACGGTGTACACGGACGGCTGA
- a CDS encoding MinD/ParA family protein encodes MANADNWQGEVLRTLRDDGSTPGQEPPVDSPVGSPVGSPVGTPTDTPVAVPPPHPDQQHAPRPGVRPHPVTPPPPHTPDSRPVLDPSLAAAAHRPRHGEHLASRAVRILRRTVSSSAAREVAETTAIAETLQRPVTTGRQIAVTSIRGGAGKSTVTALLGMAYAHYRQDPVLLVEADPALGSLPSRLGAESVRWTTGDLAGIVEPQMSLLDVTGYLVQLPGNAWLLPGSQGQIGTMLDTKAYERVMVSLRRYFGVTVVDCETLPAEVARVALAAAQARVLTAPATLEGITSTHAVLQWMRGLPRHMITGTVVALTELVPHSGIDLDKAAQRLTETGASVRALPYDRHLAAGGPIRTERLAHATREAAAALAADAFRLSQQRR; translated from the coding sequence ATGGCGAACGCGGACAACTGGCAGGGCGAGGTGCTGCGGACCCTGCGGGACGACGGCAGCACTCCCGGGCAGGAGCCCCCGGTGGACAGTCCCGTGGGCAGTCCCGTGGGCAGTCCCGTGGGCACTCCCACGGACACCCCCGTGGCGGTCCCGCCCCCGCACCCGGACCAACAGCACGCGCCACGGCCCGGCGTGCGGCCCCACCCGGTCACACCTCCTCCCCCGCACACCCCCGACTCCCGCCCCGTGCTCGACCCCTCCCTCGCCGCCGCCGCGCACCGCCCGCGCCACGGCGAGCACCTGGCCTCGCGCGCCGTGCGAATCTTGCGCCGTACCGTCTCCTCCTCGGCCGCGCGCGAGGTCGCCGAGACCACCGCCATCGCCGAGACCCTCCAGCGGCCCGTGACCACCGGCCGCCAGATCGCCGTCACCTCCATCCGCGGCGGCGCCGGGAAGTCGACCGTGACGGCGCTGCTCGGCATGGCGTACGCGCACTACCGGCAGGATCCGGTGCTCCTCGTCGAGGCCGATCCGGCACTCGGCTCGCTGCCGTCGCGGCTCGGCGCCGAGTCCGTGCGCTGGACCACCGGCGATCTGGCGGGCATCGTCGAACCGCAGATGTCCCTGCTCGACGTCACCGGCTATCTCGTCCAGCTCCCGGGCAACGCCTGGCTGCTCCCCGGCAGCCAGGGCCAGATCGGCACGATGCTCGACACCAAGGCGTACGAGCGGGTCATGGTCTCGCTGCGCCGCTACTTCGGCGTGACCGTCGTCGACTGCGAGACGCTGCCCGCCGAGGTCGCCCGCGTCGCGCTCGCCGCCGCCCAGGCCCGGGTGCTGACCGCGCCCGCCACCCTGGAGGGCATCACCAGCACCCACGCGGTGCTCCAGTGGATGCGGGGGCTGCCCCGCCACATGATCACCGGAACCGTGGTGGCGCTCACCGAACTCGTCCCGCACTCCGGCATCGACCTCGACAAGGCGGCCCAGCGGCTCACCGAGACCGGCGCGAGCGTCCGGGCGCTGCCGTACGACCGGCACCTGGCGGCCGGCGGCCCGATCCGTACCGAACGTCTCGCCCACGCGACCAGGGAAGCCGCCGCCGCACTCGCCGCGGACGCGTTCCGGCTCTCCCAGCAGCGCCGCTGA
- the eccD gene encoding type VII secretion integral membrane protein EccD has product MVNTASTSRAQLSRVTLIGERRRADIVLPSDAPIGQLLPDILQLLDDRAASRPMTRQLITADGSALPHDATLSSAEIADGAVLRLVRAHAAPPAPVVHDVTDLVADDLDLQTWRWRPAARRIGAGVATVVFAVLAGLLARREVALDTLATALAVVALLLAAAGAAAAKVGRGNRGLATALLIASGGLGVLTAWTAADAHGWSGTARLAAVAGAAALTLALLGYFSPLGRGGLVGAGATVVLAVVWLAVAAAQDDTARLGAVMAVFSIVLLGLLPRLALMASGLTALDDRRSAGTSVSRHQVSNALAATHRGLALATMVTAVSAVSGDWLLTMGDEPTVWTVSLSSVVALVLLSRARAFPLIAEVVTLFAAAAVLVVRLVVVWMGQGGGAGPLAVLGAAALLPLLALAVQPPEHVRVRLRRIADLTESIGVVGLFPLAVGVFGVYGQLLNKF; this is encoded by the coding sequence GTGGTGAACACAGCATCGACTTCCCGGGCACAGCTCAGCCGGGTGACGCTGATCGGCGAGCGCCGCCGGGCGGATATCGTCCTGCCCTCGGACGCTCCGATCGGGCAGTTGCTGCCGGACATCCTCCAGTTGCTGGACGACCGGGCCGCATCGCGGCCGATGACCCGGCAGTTGATCACAGCCGACGGCTCCGCGCTGCCGCACGACGCCACGCTCTCCTCGGCGGAGATAGCGGACGGAGCCGTCCTGCGGCTCGTACGGGCGCATGCGGCGCCGCCCGCGCCCGTGGTGCACGACGTGACCGATCTGGTCGCGGACGACCTCGACCTCCAGACGTGGCGCTGGCGCCCGGCCGCGCGCCGGATCGGCGCGGGCGTGGCCACCGTGGTCTTCGCGGTGCTCGCCGGGCTGCTCGCCCGCCGCGAGGTCGCGCTCGACACGCTCGCCACGGCCCTCGCCGTCGTCGCGCTCCTCCTCGCCGCGGCCGGTGCGGCCGCCGCCAAGGTCGGCCGGGGAAACCGCGGGCTCGCCACGGCCCTGCTGATCGCCTCCGGCGGACTCGGCGTCCTCACCGCGTGGACCGCCGCCGACGCCCACGGCTGGTCGGGGACCGCGCGGCTCGCCGCCGTCGCGGGTGCGGCCGCCCTGACACTGGCCCTGCTCGGCTACTTCTCGCCGCTCGGCCGCGGCGGCCTCGTCGGCGCCGGGGCCACCGTCGTCCTCGCCGTCGTATGGCTGGCCGTCGCGGCCGCACAGGACGACACGGCCCGGCTCGGCGCCGTGATGGCGGTCTTCTCCATCGTCCTCCTCGGACTGCTGCCGCGGCTCGCGCTCATGGCCTCCGGCCTCACCGCGCTCGACGACCGCCGCTCCGCCGGTACATCCGTCAGCCGCCACCAGGTGAGCAACGCGCTCGCGGCCACGCACCGCGGTCTCGCCCTCGCGACGATGGTCACCGCGGTCTCCGCGGTGTCCGGCGACTGGCTGCTGACCATGGGCGACGAACCGACCGTGTGGACGGTGTCGCTCTCCTCCGTGGTGGCCCTGGTGCTGCTCTCCCGGGCGCGCGCCTTCCCGCTGATCGCCGAGGTCGTCACGCTGTTCGCTGCCGCCGCGGTGCTCGTCGTCCGTCTGGTGGTCGTGTGGATGGGGCAGGGCGGGGGCGCCGGACCGCTCGCCGTGCTGGGCGCGGCGGCCCTCCTGCCGCTGCTGGCGCTGGCGGTGCAGCCGCCCGAGCATGTACGGGTCCGGCTGCGACGGATCGCCGATCTGACCGAATCCATCGGTGTCGTGGGGCTCTTCCCGCTCGCCGTCGGTGTGTTCGGCGTCTACGGACAACTGCTCAACAAGTTCTGA
- a CDS encoding pore-forming ESAT-6 family protein — protein sequence MAAGSDRRSYDTGASADAQGNIQAVIARLEEVITARDAQVKAAMADFRADGVADEYHGKEQRWNRSSQEVKNIIQLLKTTLEKNDGTAQHTLSRAKAAVDNIG from the coding sequence ATGGCTGCCGGCAGTGACCGCCGCTCGTACGACACGGGGGCTTCCGCGGACGCGCAGGGCAATATCCAGGCGGTGATCGCCCGTCTGGAGGAAGTGATCACCGCGCGTGATGCCCAGGTGAAGGCGGCGATGGCCGATTTCAGGGCGGATGGTGTGGCGGATGAGTACCACGGCAAGGAGCAGCGCTGGAACCGCTCCTCGCAGGAGGTCAAGAACATCATCCAGTTGCTGAAGACGACGCTGGAGAAGAACGACGGCACCGCGCAGCACACGCTGTCGCGTGCGAAGGCCGCGGTCGACAACATCGGCTGA